Proteins encoded in a region of the Nicotiana tomentosiformis chromosome 9, ASM39032v3, whole genome shotgun sequence genome:
- the LOC104106167 gene encoding inactive protein RESTRICTED TEV MOVEMENT 1-like: MDMIKVGPVGRSGGTIWDYKGRDQVAGVLGSYNKNAILSLQFLYYENSKLVPSNKHGFDICNQSSCAVVFDYPSEFLTSISGSSKSVLNTIKFGTNKGSYEPFGCTSPSTDAKDFNFQIGNHRLFGGYNSWHPEFIWR; this comes from the coding sequence ATGGATATGATCAAAGTTGGCCCAGTGGGGAGAAGTGGTGGAACCATTTGGGATTATAAGGGACGAGACCAAGTCGCTGGGGTTCTTGGTTCATACAACAAAAACGCAATTCTTTCACTTCAGTTCCTGTACTATGAGAATAGCAAGTTAGTTCCGTCAAATAAACATGGTTTTGATATATGTAATCAAAGCTCGTGTGCAGTTGTTTTTGATTATCCATCAGAATTTCTTACTTCGATCAGTGGTTCCTCCAAATCAGTGTTGAACACTATAAAATTTGGAACAAACAAGGGTTCCTATGAACCATTTGGGTGTACCTCGCCTTCAACTGATGCCAAGGACTTCAACTTTCAGATAGGAAATCATCGGCTTTTCGGTGGTTATAATTCATGGCACCCAGAATTTATATGGCGTTGA